Below is a genomic region from Microcoleus sp. bin38.metabat.b11b12b14.051.
TCATCGGCTTGACGGAAATTCACCGGGCGATCGCACTTTTGGATATATTTAGGAAAAACTGGGATTATTCTGGACTTATGAAAGTAGTTGCGGTACCCGGAACTGAGAAGATAAAATAAATTACTCCAGCGCCCAAAAGTACGATCGCCAAACTAAACAGCAGTACCCACCTATCCGTAGGCTCATAAGTATCGTAATCGATATCCTGACGCACAGCAAAGTAGTGCTTAGTGGAAATTAACACCGTCAGCAAACCCACCACAGAAAACAGCAACCCCAACTTCCAGCCGTTACCGGGAGTCGGTAGCAGAGGCGGGTGGAA
It encodes:
- a CDS encoding DUF202 domain-containing protein, whose product is MLLGFKFGKADTEKTKRHNPSRVRDHLANERTYLAWMRTAIALMGFGVVIVRLRAFHPPLLPTPGNGWKLGLLFSVVGLLTVLISTKHYFAVRQDIDYDTYEPTDRWVLLFSLAIVLLGAGVIYFIFSVPGTATTFISPE